A window of the Anticarsia gemmatalis isolate Benzon Research Colony breed Stoneville strain chromosome W, ilAntGemm2 primary, whole genome shotgun sequence genome harbors these coding sequences:
- the LOC142985914 gene encoding uncharacterized protein LOC142985914: MSGSSTSCTNSGEVSLIYIKRKHGVVLLHGGHQYYVKKKYPSGLSLWECSQRKKKCKGVIKIRNNNIVNETPHLCTPDFLKNEIDERLYSCKQEIIKGNYPAVPQSYNNMIATLENSGLDLVCKIPTFNSVKSSLYRFRNAQAGVQCLQPQLK; encoded by the exons ATGTCAGGGTCAAGTACATCGTGTACTAACTCGGGTGAAGtgtcattaatttatattaaaagaaaacatggTGTTGTTTTGCTTCACGGTGGCCACCAATattatgtgaaaaaaaaatacccaagTGGACTAAGTTTGTGGGAATGCAGCCAGCGAAAAAAGAAATGCAAAGGAGTTATAAAGATCCGT aataataatatcgtaaatGAAACGCCGCATTTATGTACTCCAGATTTCctaaaaaatgaaattgatgAGCGGCTTTATTCCTGCAAACAAGAAATTATCAAAGGGAATTACCCGGCAGTTCCTCAgtcctataataatatgattgcaACATTAGAAAACAGCGGATTAGATTTGGTGTGCAAGATACCAACATTCAATAGCGTGAAATCATCCTTGTACAGATTTAGGAATGCACAAGCCGGAGTACAGTGTCTACAGCCGCAGCTA